In one Fusarium keratoplasticum isolate Fu6.1 chromosome 5, whole genome shotgun sequence genomic region, the following are encoded:
- a CDS encoding Zn(2)-C6 fungal-type domain-containing protein encodes MKGWDCVVVGSAAPRDGLWPSCQNRKQDDAGRGVSGQPIRQLSPPPQAVESIFHTPVSQGIPDELASRTTSSRSPELEGPCSVHYTSYDFLEVSNRASLRVEDVTYLASQGCFNLPSRPALDIIVRQYFRLVHPLFPLLNEVEFCEILQGGVVPSPSAPKISLLLFQSFLFASCDFSKSTPLETIQSMGFVDCKQARSCFYRKAKLLYDLDAEASSLTLSQAALLLSRGSLSLNLIASQMDSVWLTIAITHAEIVGAHQYESSLSMHQSNENTLKRLWWCCIIQDRLASLCFGRRMQIDGTRFDVSSHRPLGIADLRDEIHHSQAFNATLKSHLIRLLEKFIHLCLVLSTLFHLTRAQVQPLPGDFNKTLTEIAAVKSQLREWYKDISHSLPHLINPQGGSPLIKDEGDFSTIKLYFNTVIIYYW; translated from the exons ATGAAGGGGTGGGACTGTGTTGTTGTGGGTTCTGCAGCACCCAGAGACGG ATTATGGCCCAGTTGCCAAAACAGGAAACAGGACGATGCCGGCCGAGGTGTTTCAGGACAGCCCATCCGGCAGCTTTCACCACCGCCCCAAGCTGTCGAGAGCATCTTTCATACGCCGGTATCACAGGGTATTCCGGATGAACTTGCATCACGCACTACGTCCTCGCGCAGTCCCGAACTGGAGGGACCATGCTCAGTACACTACACGTCTTATGACTTTCTCGAGGTGAGTAATAGGGCCAGTTTACGAGTTGAAGACGTCACATACCTTGCATCCCAAGGGTGCTTCAACTTGCCCAGTCGACCAGCTCTAGACATCATTGTTCGACAATACTTCCGCCTGGTCCACCCATTATTTCCTCTTCTCAATGAGGTCGAGTTCTGCGAGATACTCCAGGGCGGCGTGGTACCAAGTCCATCGGCACCCAAGATTTCCTTGCTGCTTTTTCAGTCTTTCCTGTTTGCGTCGTGCGAT TTTTCCAAGTCTACCCCCCTCGAAACCATTCAAAGCATGGGCTTCGTAGACTGTAAGCAGGCTAGGTCTTGTTTCTATAGAAAAGCCAAG CTGCTCTACGATCTCGATGCCGAGGCATCCTCACTCACTCTCTCACAAGCGGCCCTCCTGCTATCTCGCGGCTCACTATCTTTGAATTTGATTGCAAGCCAAATGGACTCGGTCTGGCTGACCATTGCCATTACACATGCAGAAATTGTGGGCGCACACCAATATGAATCGTCACTGTCAATGCATCAGTCTAATGAGAACACACTGAAACGACTTTGGTGGTGCTGCATCATCCAGGACAGGCTGGCCTCGTTATGCTTTGGTCGACGAATGCAAATCGATGGCACACGTTTCGACGTGAGCTCTCATCGGCCTTTGGGCATAGCTGACCTGCGGGATGAGATTCACCATAGCCAAGCTTTCAACGCAACCTTGAAAAGCCACTTGATCAGGCTGCTGGAAAAGTTTATCCATCTCTGCCTAGTGCTGAGCACTCTATTCCACCTCACACGTGCACAGGTTCAGCCGCTGCCTGGCGATTTCAACAAAACTCTGACAGAGATCGCTGCTGTCAAGAGTCAACTCCGGGAATGGTACAAAGACATATCTCATAGTCTGCCGCATCTCATCAATCCCCAGGGGGGCTCACCACTCATAAAGGACGAGGGGGACTTTTCAACTATCAAGTTGTACTTCAACACAGTAATCATTTACTATTGGTAA